In Mangrovivirga cuniculi, the following proteins share a genomic window:
- a CDS encoding ABC transporter permease, whose protein sequence is MFAYQLKIVFRKLLRNKLYSVINITGLSIGFGISFLVGLFVYSELNYDSFHKKSDSIERLTMHINRPGYDMHWARVNNDIVNRFKNEFGEIEHLVRFQDYHPRTIQVRNSSYSLEHAYSVDEEVFEVFNFDLVQGDKSALSKPNTVVLTQETANKFFGDNDPVGKEITVIQADGDTKIRYTVTGIIKDLPGNTHLPVNLLTSINREEERTGWAYVYLLLKEGSDKEILERKIASFINQYGDENLDDVVFPLQNIGDIHLNSRLAREITPNGDITYVYLFVVIGLVILIMSVVNFVNLNTAQSIKSLKEVGIRKFLGSSKKDLKLYFLLESVIIVSVSALASILILAFSLPFFKDLVVLEFSVFLLILFLIVFIPLISLAGGYLPAKFLSSQKISDAVKNNLAGFNNNSKWSPKNFLLAFQVILCIVTISIAVITNSQFKYVVNKNLGIEKEQVVALTGIPGAVKWRMNKYRNDLNALPGVKGVTTAMEVPSREIRDSGPVYAEGKIAEDNNDVSMDIQVVDKSFIDVMGLDLLAGRNFTQYKSNDISSEIDADVYGYLQRAPREYLINETAMKMIGWEDPNEAIGRMFSWSIGEIKLQKGPIVGVVKDFHQETLKNKVDPLVMINEPVWINNILVKIDGSNTEQTLSGIIDAWDENYPGLPIKYSFLDDLYNDLYNAEQDQLKLIYIFSALAILIAFIGMFGVISYSLRSREKELAVRKVHGASIKSLGMLLSKDFLLITLPLLPLAFWLTYSGMEKWLQNFVYRIDLDIWIFLIGPAFILAVIAINIFIQLIKAGAENPAVILRSE, encoded by the coding sequence ATGTTTGCATATCAATTAAAAATAGTATTTCGAAAACTCCTTAGAAATAAACTGTATTCAGTTATAAATATAACAGGATTATCAATCGGATTTGGAATATCTTTCCTGGTTGGACTTTTTGTTTATAGTGAATTAAACTATGATTCTTTTCATAAGAAAAGTGATAGCATAGAAAGGCTGACAATGCATATAAACAGGCCGGGATATGATATGCACTGGGCCAGGGTTAATAATGATATTGTTAACAGGTTTAAGAATGAATTTGGTGAGATAGAACACCTGGTTAGATTTCAGGATTACCATCCAAGAACTATACAGGTTAGAAACAGCTCATATTCTTTAGAACATGCTTATTCGGTTGATGAAGAGGTGTTTGAAGTTTTTAATTTTGATCTTGTTCAGGGGGATAAATCTGCCTTATCCAAACCAAACACGGTTGTTTTGACTCAAGAAACAGCTAATAAATTTTTCGGTGATAATGATCCTGTCGGAAAAGAGATCACTGTAATCCAGGCAGATGGAGATACAAAAATAAGGTACACAGTGACCGGTATTATTAAGGATCTGCCAGGAAATACCCACCTGCCAGTTAATCTACTAACTTCGATAAACAGGGAGGAAGAAAGGACCGGTTGGGCATATGTTTATTTATTGTTAAAAGAAGGCTCAGATAAAGAAATACTCGAAAGAAAAATCGCTTCATTTATCAATCAATATGGGGATGAGAATCTGGATGATGTAGTATTCCCTCTACAGAATATTGGTGATATTCATCTTAACTCCAGATTGGCCAGAGAGATAACCCCGAATGGTGATATAACTTATGTCTATTTATTTGTTGTTATTGGCCTGGTGATTTTGATTATGTCAGTAGTTAATTTTGTCAATCTTAATACTGCTCAATCAATTAAATCTCTTAAAGAGGTTGGGATAAGAAAATTTCTGGGTTCAAGCAAAAAAGATCTGAAGCTATATTTTTTACTTGAATCAGTAATTATAGTGTCAGTTTCTGCTTTAGCATCTATTTTAATCCTTGCTTTTTCCCTGCCATTTTTCAAAGACCTGGTAGTTTTAGAATTTTCGGTTTTCCTACTGATACTATTTTTAATAGTGTTCATTCCTCTGATTTCGTTAGCAGGCGGATATTTACCTGCTAAATTTTTATCCTCTCAAAAAATTTCTGATGCCGTTAAGAATAATTTGGCCGGGTTTAATAATAACTCAAAATGGAGCCCAAAAAACTTTCTCTTAGCTTTCCAGGTCATTTTATGTATAGTTACCATTTCTATAGCGGTAATAACAAATTCCCAATTCAAATACGTAGTCAATAAAAATCTTGGTATTGAAAAAGAACAGGTGGTTGCTCTTACCGGTATTCCCGGAGCTGTAAAGTGGAGAATGAATAAGTATCGAAACGATCTTAATGCATTGCCCGGAGTCAAAGGCGTTACAACTGCTATGGAAGTTCCTTCACGTGAGATCAGAGATTCAGGTCCGGTATATGCAGAAGGCAAAATAGCTGAGGATAACAATGATGTTTCAATGGATATTCAGGTGGTGGATAAATCATTTATTGATGTAATGGGCCTTGATCTACTTGCCGGAAGAAACTTTACTCAATATAAAAGCAATGATATTTCTTCTGAAATAGATGCAGATGTTTATGGGTATTTGCAGCGTGCTCCCAGAGAGTATCTGATCAATGAAACAGCTATGAAAATGATTGGCTGGGAAGATCCAAATGAAGCGATAGGAAGAATGTTCAGTTGGAGTATCGGTGAGATTAAGCTTCAAAAAGGGCCAATAGTTGGAGTGGTTAAAGATTTTCACCAGGAAACTTTGAAGAATAAGGTCGATCCCCTGGTGATGATAAACGAACCGGTATGGATTAATAATATCCTTGTTAAAATAGATGGTAGCAATACCGAACAAACATTATCGGGTATAATCGATGCATGGGATGAAAATTATCCCGGTCTTCCGATAAAGTATAGCTTCCTTGATGATTTGTATAACGATCTCTATAATGCTGAGCAAGATCAATTAAAATTGATCTATATATTTTCTGCCCTGGCAATACTTATAGCCTTTATTGGTATGTTTGGTGTTATATCGTATTCTTTACGATCAAGAGAGAAAGAATTGGCTGTGAGAAAAGTTCATGGAGCAAGTATTAAATCATTAGGGATGTTGTTAAGTAAGGACTTTTTACTGATCACACTTCCATTATTACCCCTGGCATTTTGGTTAACTTATTCTGGAATGGAAAAGTGGCTTCAAAACTTTGTTTACAGAATAGATCTTGATATTTGGATTTTTCTGATAGGTCCAGCATTTATTTTAGCTGTGATTGCAATAAATATTTTCATTCAGCTAATTAAAGCCGGGGCGGAAAACCCTGCTGTTATTTTGAGGTCGGAATAA
- a CDS encoding class I SAM-dependent methyltransferase has translation MNQNKGGHSEAYFGNYRDYWWNEDFLELIANRLNLNQMHKVLDVGFGHGHWSKKLIPYLGSPLKLTGVDKESKYTQSTITNFKESFDNVDSFEVIQSDVSELPFESGSFDMVTCQTLLIHVPDPERALKEMIRVLKPGGLLLCVEPNNGIQALIQTSLSRQDSLEARLDHVKYAMIVEEGKKKLGRGDSSFGDLLPGVINRMGLQNIHVYQSDKAIPLYPPYKKQEQRAALDQWDDAGMQQQEGLSDLTYFEAMGTKYLDFYKSYHIKYSFADARQSYALQHGEFHSSGGVLLYLVSGIKP, from the coding sequence ATGAATCAAAATAAAGGTGGCCATTCAGAAGCATATTTTGGAAATTATCGGGATTACTGGTGGAACGAAGATTTCCTTGAACTTATTGCCAACAGGCTTAATCTAAATCAGATGCATAAAGTGCTTGATGTTGGGTTTGGTCATGGTCACTGGAGCAAAAAGCTCATTCCCTACCTTGGTTCCCCTCTTAAATTAACAGGTGTGGACAAAGAAAGTAAGTATACGCAGTCTACTATTACAAACTTTAAAGAGAGCTTTGATAATGTTGATTCATTTGAAGTTATTCAATCTGACGTTTCAGAGCTGCCTTTTGAATCAGGGTCATTTGATATGGTAACTTGCCAGACCTTGTTAATTCATGTTCCGGATCCTGAGCGAGCATTAAAAGAAATGATCCGGGTATTAAAACCGGGAGGCCTGCTATTATGCGTCGAACCAAATAATGGCATCCAGGCATTGATCCAGACCTCACTTAGCAGGCAGGATAGCCTTGAAGCTCGCCTCGATCATGTTAAATATGCCATGATCGTCGAAGAAGGCAAAAAGAAATTAGGTCGTGGAGATAGTAGTTTCGGAGACCTGCTACCCGGCGTAATTAACAGAATGGGATTACAAAACATCCATGTTTATCAATCAGACAAAGCCATCCCATTATATCCTCCTTATAAAAAGCAAGAACAACGAGCAGCGTTGGATCAATGGGATGATGCTGGTATGCAGCAGCAGGAAGGATTATCTGACCTAACCTATTTTGAAGCGATGGGTACAAAATATCTTGATTTCTATAAAAGCTATCATATCAAATACAGCTTTGCAGATGCCCGACAGTCATATGCCCTTCAACACGGTGAATTTCATTCATCCGGTGGAGTATTGCTTTATTTAGTTAGTGGGATAAAACCTTGA
- a CDS encoding oxidoreductase, translated as MSKGENKIKVGISGFGRSGRVFHAPIINSCGETILSAINTSSEDTREFIKENYPHASVFNSYEDLLNSDIDLVVLPSPNDTHFKLAQKALEAGKNVVIDKPMTVTSTQASELIEISKERKLLLSVYHNRRWDTDFLTLKKVISEKRLGTIHEAEITFNRFRDYLKDDWREKAVPGAGILYDLGPHLIDQALNLFGMPTELYADIRKERPEAIIEDSFLIVLYYPRLKVILKAGMLASYAGPKILIQGSKGAYLKFGLDPQENLLKDGTKPQDLPDLWGKESYEKSPLIINPDGSKQKIIAIPGDYRGYYSNIAHAINNKKDPEVTAFDGYNTIKIIETAFKSSNEKRNIEL; from the coding sequence ATGAGTAAAGGTGAAAATAAAATAAAGGTTGGTATCTCAGGTTTCGGCAGGTCAGGAAGAGTTTTCCATGCACCAATAATTAATTCCTGTGGTGAAACTATTCTCTCAGCAATAAACACAAGTAGTGAGGATACCAGGGAATTCATAAAAGAAAACTACCCTCATGCTTCTGTATTTAATTCTTACGAAGACCTGTTAAATAGTGACATTGATCTGGTCGTGTTACCGTCTCCAAACGACACTCATTTCAAGCTTGCCCAAAAAGCCCTTGAGGCTGGAAAGAACGTTGTTATTGACAAGCCGATGACAGTTACTTCTACCCAGGCTTCAGAGTTGATTGAAATTTCTAAAGAAAGGAAATTATTATTATCCGTCTACCACAATCGACGATGGGATACTGACTTTCTTACTTTAAAAAAGGTCATATCAGAAAAAAGACTGGGAACTATCCATGAGGCAGAGATCACTTTTAATCGTTTTCGAGACTATCTAAAAGATGACTGGAGAGAAAAAGCAGTTCCCGGCGCAGGAATACTCTATGATCTGGGACCCCACTTGATAGATCAGGCACTTAATCTTTTTGGGATGCCTACTGAGTTATACGCAGATATAAGAAAAGAACGTCCCGAAGCAATTATTGAAGATTCCTTTTTGATCGTATTATACTATCCGAGACTGAAGGTGATTTTAAAAGCCGGAATGCTGGCTTCTTATGCTGGTCCTAAAATTTTAATTCAGGGATCAAAGGGAGCTTATCTGAAATTCGGACTTGACCCACAGGAAAATCTTTTGAAAGATGGTACCAAGCCGCAGGATTTGCCCGATTTATGGGGAAAAGAATCATACGAGAAATCACCGCTTATTATAAATCCGGATGGATCAAAGCAAAAAATCATCGCTATACCGGGAGATTACCGTGGATATTACTCAAACATTGCTCATGCGATAAATAATAAAAAAGATCCTGAAGTAACTGCCTTTGATGGGTATAACACCATAAAAATAATCGAGACGGCGTTTAAATCATCAAATGAGAAGCGAAATATCGAATTATAA
- a CDS encoding nicotinate phosphoribosyltransferase, translating into MEGLNGNLYTDLYQLSMGQAYFEKNRHENIASFDYFFRKIPFNGGYVITVGLEDVIEALENFRFTKEEIEYLESIGFKPDYLKYLKKLKFTGDVYAVPEGGVVFPQEPVVRVVAPMIEAQLVETMLLNLMNYQSLIATKAARIRHVANGRPLAEFGMRRAHGWGAMQASRAAVIGGFDSTSNVLAGKYYGIPVTGTMAHSYIQSHDEELTAFRNFAEARPEKCVLLVDTYDTLRSGLPNAIKVAKEMRSRGQELNGIRLDSGDLAYLSREARKMLNENDLEDVKIVASNQLDEGVIKSLQEQNSAIDIYGVGTNLVVGKPDSALDGVYKLAYADNKPRLKISENIKKLTLPGMKRVHRFTNNEGQFVADVIATLDEKIPEKMIHPYELDKEMSLKGFEGKELLNQVMKNGERTFDKRSLDELKDAVQSNLSSLPDEHKRFNNPHIYKVGISQNLLKLRQDLKNQKTSKL; encoded by the coding sequence ATGGAAGGACTAAACGGAAATTTGTATACAGATTTATATCAATTATCGATGGGTCAGGCCTATTTTGAAAAGAATCGTCATGAAAACATTGCCTCATTTGACTATTTTTTCCGGAAAATTCCATTTAATGGCGGGTACGTAATTACAGTCGGACTGGAAGATGTAATAGAAGCTCTTGAGAACTTCAGGTTCACAAAAGAGGAAATTGAGTACTTGGAAAGCATAGGGTTTAAACCAGATTACCTCAAGTATCTCAAAAAGCTGAAATTTACAGGAGATGTATACGCTGTTCCGGAAGGCGGAGTAGTTTTTCCACAGGAACCGGTTGTCCGTGTGGTTGCACCAATGATCGAGGCTCAGCTGGTCGAAACAATGCTTCTAAATTTAATGAATTATCAGTCCCTGATAGCAACCAAAGCAGCACGGATCAGGCATGTGGCAAATGGTAGGCCGCTTGCAGAATTTGGTATGCGGAGGGCTCATGGATGGGGGGCAATGCAAGCATCCAGAGCTGCTGTAATTGGAGGCTTTGATTCTACGTCAAATGTCCTGGCAGGCAAGTATTATGGTATCCCTGTAACCGGAACTATGGCGCATTCATATATTCAAAGCCATGATGAAGAACTTACCGCATTTAGAAATTTTGCTGAAGCGAGGCCGGAAAAGTGTGTTTTGCTTGTAGATACATATGATACTTTACGCTCGGGACTTCCCAATGCAATTAAAGTTGCTAAAGAGATGCGGAGTAGGGGGCAGGAACTTAATGGTATCAGGCTTGATAGTGGTGACCTGGCATATTTATCAAGGGAAGCAAGAAAGATGCTTAATGAAAATGATCTGGAGGATGTTAAAATTGTGGCTTCTAATCAACTCGATGAAGGAGTTATAAAAAGTTTACAGGAGCAAAATTCAGCGATAGACATATACGGGGTAGGTACTAACCTTGTGGTAGGTAAACCAGACAGTGCTTTAGATGGCGTTTATAAATTAGCCTATGCTGATAATAAGCCAAGACTGAAAATTTCTGAGAATATCAAAAAACTAACCCTTCCCGGAATGAAAAGAGTCCATAGATTTACAAACAATGAGGGACAGTTTGTAGCAGATGTTATTGCGACTTTGGACGAAAAAATTCCTGAAAAAATGATTCACCCTTATGAATTAGATAAAGAAATGTCGCTGAAAGGATTTGAAGGAAAGGAATTACTTAACCAGGTAATGAAAAATGGCGAAAGAACATTTGATAAAAGATCACTCGACGAATTGAAGGATGCAGTTCAATCTAATTTGTCCAGTCTTCCGGATGAGCATAAACGATTTAATAATCCACATATATATAAAGTTGGAATCAGCCAGAATTTATTAAAACTAAGGCAAGACCTTAAAAACCAAAAGACATCTAAGCTATGA
- the pncA gene encoding bifunctional nicotinamidase/pyrazinamidase has product MKTLLIVDVQYDFLPGGALEVHDGDKIIDGINDIQDKFDLIVATQDWHPDGHFSFVSSHKGKEPFDKITLDNDEEQVLWPDHCVQGSKGAEISRDLNTNKVQAIIRKGTNPKIDSYSGFYDNFKEINTGLTGYLEDREVFDLYICGLAGDFCVYFTAMDAIDEGFNTFYIEDLTRPIDESGFEEAKSEMKKSGIKIIKSKNLD; this is encoded by the coding sequence ATGAAAACATTATTAATTGTTGATGTTCAATATGACTTTCTTCCGGGAGGAGCTTTGGAGGTTCACGATGGAGATAAGATAATAGATGGGATTAATGATATTCAAGATAAATTTGACCTGATAGTTGCTACTCAAGATTGGCATCCTGATGGTCATTTTAGTTTTGTCAGTAGTCATAAAGGAAAAGAACCATTTGATAAGATTACTTTAGATAATGATGAAGAGCAGGTTCTTTGGCCAGACCATTGTGTGCAGGGATCTAAAGGGGCAGAAATTTCAAGAGACCTGAATACAAATAAGGTTCAGGCCATAATTAGAAAAGGAACCAACCCTAAGATTGATTCTTATAGTGGGTTTTACGATAATTTTAAAGAGATAAACACAGGCTTAACAGGATACCTTGAAGACAGGGAAGTATTTGATTTGTATATATGCGGGCTTGCAGGCGATTTTTGCGTTTATTTCACTGCGATGGATGCAATAGATGAAGGGTTTAATACTTTTTATATCGAAGATCTTACCAGGCCGATTGATGAAAGTGGTTTTGAGGAAGCAAAGAGTGAAATGAAAAAATCAGGAATAAAAATTATAAAATCAAAAAATCTTGACTAA
- a CDS encoding DUF6909 family protein has product MSKPTIQRTKAQESRQAIERLYIVMRHLFYRGYYKPLGASGQALLNSLRVLSPEIYGSMNETEKVELDGLVYVIDRLPKGIEECRFVKLTSEEGYEHSTFEVIIPSKRRRNCYRVDRETMCIEVTRGRSEIYDILTHLTFMYNEALKIKNNATNEKGLKRREWEKLEDIVLRKGGKLNKDDREVAFTYLSTLLGRTYEETENAFLRLESNRAENNGLYQVVYWLGKLAILSEEDGVSREVSFTSTLRERIGHHIYGEQWADRIKSVLAKKDLLDRPIHIISANLHSVVNSIYAKAAISEFKKDEVSFDDMIVKIAKDDSGALQNSIYSYANKNGLTFIESRSGTNLSVQIIDTSKLPLTNVHEELGLDAKYIKQEKPVIFVMDYAFGEQAFETMDELLKPYYRDEEEIKMNIASISIMGKAGILEGDKGDIMTPSAHIFEGTTDNYPFRNDLTAEDFKDEKADAYEGPMVTVLGTSLQNKDILQYFKESSWKSIGLEMEGAHYQKAIQLASKIRGFIKEDVIVRYAYYASDNPLLTGKTLASGSLGMAGVRPTYLITKKILQKVFKPASNQNKNKEKMVTA; this is encoded by the coding sequence ATGAGTAAACCTACAATTCAAAGAACCAAAGCACAAGAATCAAGACAAGCCATCGAACGACTTTATATCGTAATGAGGCATTTGTTTTATCGGGGGTATTATAAGCCTTTAGGGGCATCAGGCCAGGCTTTGCTGAATTCTTTGAGAGTATTGAGTCCGGAAATCTACGGCAGTATGAATGAGACAGAAAAAGTGGAGCTCGATGGACTTGTATATGTTATTGACAGGTTACCAAAAGGAATTGAGGAATGCAGATTTGTTAAGTTGACTTCAGAAGAGGGGTATGAACATAGTACTTTTGAAGTTATAATTCCCTCTAAAAGACGAAGAAATTGTTATCGGGTAGATCGTGAAACGATGTGTATCGAGGTTACCAGGGGGCGTTCTGAGATCTATGATATTCTGACTCACTTAACCTTTATGTATAACGAAGCATTGAAGATCAAGAATAATGCAACTAATGAAAAAGGGTTAAAAAGGAGAGAATGGGAAAAACTGGAAGATATAGTATTAAGGAAAGGTGGCAAGCTCAATAAAGATGATAGGGAGGTCGCATTTACCTACCTGTCAACCTTGTTAGGACGAACCTATGAGGAAACAGAAAATGCCTTTCTAAGACTTGAATCCAACAGAGCTGAGAATAACGGCCTATACCAGGTTGTTTACTGGCTGGGTAAACTGGCAATTTTATCTGAAGAGGATGGAGTTTCCAGGGAGGTTAGTTTTACTTCTACTCTGAGAGAACGAATTGGCCATCACATTTACGGAGAGCAATGGGCTGATAGAATCAAATCAGTTTTAGCTAAGAAGGATCTTTTAGATCGCCCTATTCATATTATCAGTGCCAATTTGCACTCGGTGGTTAATAGCATTTATGCAAAGGCAGCAATATCTGAATTTAAAAAGGATGAAGTTTCTTTTGATGATATGATCGTAAAGATCGCCAAAGATGATAGTGGAGCCCTACAAAATAGCATCTACTCTTATGCCAACAAAAACGGGTTAACATTCATAGAAAGCAGAAGTGGTACTAATCTATCGGTTCAGATAATTGATACCAGTAAACTTCCATTGACCAATGTCCATGAAGAACTGGGGCTTGATGCTAAATACATTAAACAGGAGAAACCAGTAATTTTCGTAATGGATTATGCCTTTGGTGAGCAGGCTTTTGAGACAATGGATGAATTATTGAAGCCATATTACCGTGATGAAGAGGAGATAAAAATGAACATTGCCTCAATATCTATCATGGGTAAAGCAGGAATTCTGGAAGGAGATAAAGGTGATATAATGACACCCAGTGCACATATATTTGAAGGAACTACTGATAATTACCCTTTCAGGAATGATCTAACGGCAGAAGATTTCAAAGATGAGAAAGCAGATGCTTATGAAGGTCCTATGGTAACAGTATTAGGAACCAGCCTTCAAAACAAAGATATTTTACAATACTTCAAAGAAAGCTCGTGGAAGAGTATCGGTCTCGAGATGGAGGGAGCGCATTATCAGAAAGCCATTCAGCTTGCTTCTAAAATACGTGGCTTTATCAAGGAAGATGTGATAGTCAGGTATGCATATTACGCTTCTGATAACCCATTATTGACTGGTAAGACACTTGCTTCAGGCAGTCTGGGAATGGCAGGAGTAAGACCAACATACCTAATTACTAAGAAAATTCTTCAGAAGGTATTCAAACCGGCTTCTAATCAAAATAAAAATAAAGAAAAAATGGTGACGGCTTAA
- a CDS encoding carboxypeptidase-like regulatory domain-containing protein: MVNKVLNFSNAFILTTLLSLALIFGSEQEIKAQDRNVIQFSGIIIDTDSIGIPGVHLYVPGTGRGTTTNYIGFFSMPTLAGDTIVVSAIGFEKKRIVIPANVEENYTVRIQMNEDVTQLPEVTVFPLPTEELFKEAVLALNLPEERNAIDYRDLYGDKAMEQMLRNTPYDGTLNYRYMQNIQYERMHQRYGSWSNPLLNPFNWAKFIKSLKKDDDD, from the coding sequence ATGGTAAATAAAGTATTGAATTTTTCCAACGCATTTATATTAACAACATTACTTTCCCTTGCATTAATTTTCGGCTCTGAACAGGAAATTAAAGCACAGGACAGAAATGTAATTCAATTCTCAGGTATTATTATAGACACTGATTCTATCGGTATCCCCGGAGTTCACTTATATGTTCCCGGCACCGGAAGAGGGACCACAACCAATTACATTGGCTTTTTCTCTATGCCCACGCTTGCCGGTGATACTATTGTAGTCAGTGCTATTGGTTTCGAAAAAAAGAGAATAGTTATTCCTGCAAATGTGGAGGAGAATTATACTGTAAGAATTCAAATGAACGAAGACGTTACTCAGTTACCAGAGGTAACAGTTTTTCCATTACCAACCGAAGAATTATTTAAAGAAGCTGTATTAGCTCTTAACTTACCTGAAGAAAGAAATGCGATAGACTACAGGGACTTATATGGCGATAAAGCCATGGAGCAAATGCTACGCAATACTCCTTATGACGGAACCCTTAATTATCGATACATGCAAAACATTCAGTACGAACGTATGCATCAGCGATATGGATCCTGGTCTAACCCACTTCTTAACCCATTTAATTGGGCTAAGTTCATCAAATCACTAAAAAAAGATGATGACGACTAA
- a CDS encoding ArsR/SmtB family transcription factor, protein MRLKNFSLTFGVQVFKSLSDDARVRILNLMLNYGELCITDIELILSFTQTKTSRHLSYLKNAGLVGTKRYDKYVFYYIKDEVLDILQQVFSYLEKDVQLTEDKDTFVVLYKNRELVLNKLKGIQLYPDL, encoded by the coding sequence ATGAGGCTCAAGAATTTTAGTCTGACTTTCGGAGTTCAGGTGTTTAAATCTCTTTCGGATGACGCCAGGGTAAGGATTTTAAATCTTATGCTTAATTATGGCGAATTGTGTATTACAGATATTGAGCTTATTTTATCATTTACTCAAACAAAAACGTCCAGACATTTGTCTTATCTTAAGAATGCCGGACTTGTGGGAACAAAAAGATATGACAAGTACGTTTTCTATTATATAAAAGACGAAGTTCTCGATATTCTTCAGCAGGTATTTTCATACCTGGAGAAAGATGTTCAGTTAACAGAAGATAAGGATACCTTCGTGGTGTTGTACAAAAACAGAGAGTTGGTGTTGAATAAATTAAAAGGTATACAACTTTATCCCGATTTATGA
- a CDS encoding YjjG family noncanonical pyrimidine nucleotidase → MKKSYKHLFFDLDHTLWDFQVNSHVTLKELFFEFGLCDLGDFMVDEFISVFEEVNFELWDLYNKNLVDKETIRDVRFKRSLSRLGVEENAIPEMLGKEYLLRCPTKPAVIKYTFEILDYLNEKYNLHIITNGFKETQATKLKHSGLNEYFRSVVTSECTGYKKPHLEIFRFALENVEAVPEESLMIGDNLEADVKGAMQYNVDAVYFNPEKVRHNSEVSYEISCLSQLKNIL, encoded by the coding sequence ATGAAGAAATCATATAAGCATTTATTTTTTGACCTGGATCATACCCTTTGGGATTTTCAGGTAAACAGTCATGTGACTTTAAAAGAGCTATTCTTCGAGTTTGGTTTATGTGATCTGGGTGATTTTATGGTTGATGAATTTATCTCGGTTTTTGAGGAGGTTAATTTTGAGTTATGGGATTTGTACAATAAAAATCTTGTTGACAAAGAAACTATCCGGGATGTCAGGTTTAAAAGGTCTCTTAGTCGATTGGGAGTGGAAGAAAATGCAATTCCGGAAATGCTGGGGAAAGAATATTTGTTGAGGTGCCCGACCAAACCTGCTGTAATAAAGTATACCTTTGAAATACTCGATTATCTGAATGAAAAATATAATCTCCACATAATAACTAACGGTTTCAAAGAAACTCAGGCGACGAAATTAAAACATAGTGGCTTGAATGAATACTTTCGATCGGTAGTAACTTCAGAATGCACGGGATATAAAAAGCCCCATTTAGAAATTTTCAGATTTGCTCTGGAAAATGTTGAAGCAGTACCTGAAGAAAGCTTAATGATCGGAGATAACCTGGAAGCAGATGTCAAAGGAGCAATGCAGTATAATGTTGATGCTGTGTATTTTAACCCCGAAAAAGTCCGCCACAATTCTGAAGTAAGTTATGAGATAAGCTGTTTGAGCCAGCTTAAAAATATATTGTAG